The following are encoded together in the Longimicrobium terrae genome:
- a CDS encoding sensor histidine kinase, producing MADQTLAGAQAPSGTTGRFRAAVLGCWMLHAGLGLATDLYRAEGGLEGPYFVDAALSNAASSGVWLAIFVVAFTVTRAGREVRGGVASLILLVVLLTVARQWLDDAVWCLSRYAECPGGRLRLSYRLLTGPTTIATVANMFAVGWAMRTITLSREFGQRRRAARAELLRAQARALESSLRPHFLFNALQSVTTLMHRDPHSARAMMLGMRRLLEHSVESAEHPEVAVREELEIVELYLGIEGLRFGGRLQVRIDADPAALAGSLPPFVLQPLVENAVHHAIAVRGGGRIGVSLARTGGRLEVAITDTGAGGEVRAARSGSGIGLQNVRARLEMLYGRDWQLQVNAASGGTSTTLSIPFRALAVPSGAETESAAAWVPLSAARVVPLGPSATAT from the coding sequence ATGGCTGATCAGACGCTTGCCGGCGCGCAGGCGCCGTCCGGGACGACGGGGCGATTCAGGGCCGCGGTGCTGGGATGCTGGATGCTGCACGCGGGACTCGGGCTCGCCACCGACCTGTACCGCGCCGAGGGCGGCCTGGAGGGGCCGTACTTCGTGGACGCGGCGCTGAGCAACGCCGCGTCGTCGGGGGTGTGGCTGGCGATTTTCGTGGTCGCGTTCACCGTCACCCGCGCCGGCCGGGAGGTGCGCGGCGGGGTGGCTTCGCTGATCCTCCTGGTCGTGCTTCTGACCGTCGCGCGGCAGTGGCTGGACGACGCGGTGTGGTGCCTGTCGCGCTACGCGGAGTGTCCCGGCGGCCGCCTTCGCCTGAGCTACCGGCTGCTGACCGGGCCCACGACCATCGCCACGGTGGCGAACATGTTCGCGGTGGGCTGGGCCATGCGCACCATCACGCTGTCGCGCGAGTTCGGGCAGCGGCGCCGGGCGGCGCGCGCGGAGCTTCTGCGCGCGCAGGCGCGGGCGCTGGAGAGCAGCCTGCGGCCGCACTTTCTGTTCAACGCGCTGCAGTCGGTCACCACGCTCATGCACCGCGATCCGCACTCCGCGCGCGCGATGATGCTGGGAATGCGGCGCCTGCTGGAGCACTCCGTGGAATCCGCGGAGCACCCGGAGGTCGCCGTGCGCGAGGAACTGGAGATCGTGGAACTGTACCTGGGAATCGAGGGCCTGCGCTTTGGCGGGCGGCTGCAGGTGCGGATCGACGCGGATCCGGCCGCGCTGGCGGGGAGCCTTCCGCCGTTCGTGCTTCAGCCGCTGGTGGAGAACGCGGTGCACCACGCGATCGCGGTGCGTGGCGGAGGGCGAATCGGCGTATCGCTGGCGCGGACGGGCGGCAGGCTGGAGGTGGCCATCACCGACACGGGGGCGGGCGGGGAAGTGCGCGCGGCGCGCAGCGGGTCGGGGATTGGCCTTCAGAACGTGCGCGCGCGGCTGGAAATGCTGTACGGGCGCGACTGGCAGCTGCAGGTGAACGCGGCCAGCGGCGGAACATCCACCACGCTCTCCATCCCCTTTCGCGCCTTGGCCGTGCCCAGCGGCGCCGAGACGGAGTCCGCTGCCGCGTGGGTGCCCTTGTCCGCCGCGCGTGTGGTCCCGCTGGGTCCCTCCGCTACCGCGACCTGA
- a CDS encoding LytR/AlgR family response regulator transcription factor produces the protein MNALRTLIVDDEALARERLRVLLADEDEVEVVGECAGGAEAIDQIRRLRPDLVFLDVQMPEVDGFDVIAEVGPEECPAVVFATSYDHFALRAFEANAVDYLLKPVSAERLRTTLRRAAARAAMPAGERFPPSIPSLVEGAGAAGYRERLSVRVGNRFQILRTEELLWIEAADNYVQLRTAGGEFLYRATMAEMLKVLDPGRFIRIHRSMIINVDAVQFIEPWGMGEYLFTLADGRKAGSTRTYRDPIRIAFDL, from the coding sequence ATGAACGCCCTCCGCACGCTGATCGTGGACGACGAGGCACTCGCGCGCGAGCGGCTGCGGGTGCTGCTCGCGGATGAGGACGAGGTCGAGGTCGTAGGCGAATGCGCGGGCGGCGCCGAGGCCATCGACCAGATCCGGCGCCTGCGGCCCGACCTCGTCTTTCTGGACGTGCAGATGCCGGAGGTGGACGGATTCGACGTGATCGCGGAGGTCGGCCCGGAGGAGTGCCCGGCGGTGGTGTTCGCCACCTCGTACGACCATTTCGCGCTGCGTGCGTTTGAGGCCAACGCGGTGGATTACCTGCTGAAGCCGGTCTCGGCCGAGCGGCTGCGGACGACGCTGCGGCGGGCGGCGGCGCGTGCGGCGATGCCCGCGGGCGAACGCTTTCCGCCATCCATCCCCTCGCTGGTGGAGGGCGCGGGGGCGGCGGGGTACCGCGAGCGGCTGTCGGTGCGGGTGGGCAACCGCTTTCAGATCCTGCGCACGGAGGAACTGCTCTGGATCGAGGCCGCCGACAACTACGTGCAGCTCCGGACGGCGGGCGGCGAGTTTCTGTATCGCGCGACGATGGCGGAGATGCTGAAGGTGCTGGATCCCGGCCGGTTCATCCGCATCCACCGCTCCATGATCATCAACGTGGACGCGGTGCAGTTCATTGAGCCATGGGGGATGGGCGAGTACCTGTTCACGCTGGCGGACGGGCGAAAGGCCGGCTCCACGCGGACGTACCGCGACCCCATCCGTATCGCGTTCGACCTGTGA